In Oryza sativa Japonica Group chromosome 8, ASM3414082v1, the sequence TCATGAATTTTGCTTGCTGCACTGTGTTACAGTATGTCATGCTGCTTTTAGTTTCTCATAAAAAATGCCTTCAGTATTTGAGGTCATGTACCTTCTGTATTTATTTCTAATGTTTGTCATGCTTTTAATTCTTTTAGTTCAACTTGTTCCGGGAACTGAAGTTGCTGTGGCACCCAAAAAACGTAGAGAAAACTCCAGCCAGGATGTGCAAAAGCAAAGTGCACTGAAGGAAGAAGCTCAAACAAAGGCTCTCCTGCGTGTTCAAGCAGCAGATAGGAAGTATGTGCATAAATTCAAATATAAAGGTGTTGAACTGGGGGTGATTCTCAGCTATGCTGTGCTGGTACATCCAGATACAGCTGCAAGAGCTTCAATTTCCAATCTTCAGTTGGTCACTGTTTCatccaaatcatcaccaaagaGACTTGCTCAAAAAGGCAAAGAAGTTACTCAAAAGAAGGGTATTTTACTGCCTAAAGAAAGGGTCCGAGAAGTGGTAGTCTATATCTTATTCTCAGATTCAGTTTCCAAAGGGCATGTTATGCTTCCCCACTCTATTCGCCACTACATAAGTGCAGACATTCATTCATGTAAGTTCAAAAATAGGTCTTTCTgcgttgtcaacttgtcaagtAGCAACCAACTGTGGTCTATGAGTTCTGTTTTAAAGGCTTCAAACAGTCCATGCACGAGTTCTGATTTGGAATATAAGCATCTATAAATAGTTATTCTACCTGTATAATGCATCATCCTTTATGTTACAATTCTTTGAAGTCTGAAACGGTCATTGTTCTTTGCAGGGGTTTATGTGAAGACATTCTCAGCTAATGTCAAGAATGATCAACCTATATTGACAATAAGTCCGTTACATTTTAAGATGCAAGAAAAAGTTGCTCATGATGGTAGTGAATTAGGAAGTCAAGAAGCGAACATTTGGAGGAAAACTAGCATCCCTTCAGAAAATAGAGATCCCTTTCAGGAAGCTCATTTTGGTAACAATGATGATGTTCTGAGCACAGATGTTGATAACACTTCTGAATCCATATTGGAACATAAGATTCTCATTAAACAGTGGCTTGTTGGGCAACTTAAAGATATGGGCTTACACGTTGGGAACTCTGAGATAAGTCCAGTAGTTTTACCAACCAAAGTTTTGCTCCATTTTGAAGCAGTAGACCAAAAGCATAACAGGGGAAAAGAATTTCTATACCTGCTAAAGGTTGGCTTTGAAAATTCTAGCTACAGCAATTCGCAAGGCAATGCTGAGCTTTCTTGGAGCATTCAAACTGATGATCTAGAAAACTTGGAATTAAAATTTGGGAGGTTGGAGCTGGGTGAGCCTGAATTTTTTAATTCTGTATTAGATGATGGGTTCAGCAATGGGTTCAAGCTGACTCGATCTTCTTTAGGCTGGATGGAGAATGCAATGTCAGATGTCACAAAAAGTATTTACTTTCATTGCTAAGTTCCTTAATTTTATTTGCTCTTTTTATCTCGTAAAGTATCACATTTCTTATTTCTTAATCCATGTTTATCATCATTTTCTTTGTAAAGGGCTATCTGTTCTCTTATCGTCAACTAGTCTGAGGTTATTTGACCAGCTAAAGCTCCCCTTCCCTGGTCATGTTCTTGTCCTTGGACCTCGAGTAAGTAATAGTATCTGGTTTGCTTTATGGGTTGTATGATTTTAAATCCTACTTAAACCTAAGGATTGTTtaattcttatatttttgtgAACTCTTTCTCTGTTTCAGGGTTCTGGGAAAACTGCTTTGGTTAGGGCTGCTGCAAAATACTTTGAAGACCATAAAGAGATATTGGCTCATGTGTAAACATCTCAATCTTTTTATTCAGAGTTATGCagttgtttataaaaaaaaagttgggggCACCTTAAGTTATATCATTAAAATGTTGATTTGTCCTTGTGAGCAGAATATATATAGATTGTTCCAAACTTACAGTGGGCAAGGCTAAGGAGACAAAGCAAACAATTGAAGATAGCATTTCTGAAGCTCTGCTTCACGCACCTTCAGTTATCTTATTTGATGATATGGACAATGTGGTTTCAGTGTCTTCAGATCCTCAAGCACCTCAGTCATCCAGTTCATCTGATTCTATAGTAAGATATTTGGCTGATATCATGGATGAGTACAAGGTGAGAAGGTGTTATCATATTTTTCTATGTGCACATTTCAAATATTGAAcaaacttgcatatttgtaaGCTGTTCTTTTTATCAGAGTACTTGTGTTTTCTTTTGTTTAGCATGATGATCTTGTATTCATGCTAGGATAAGGCTCAGAATGCATGTGGATATGGACCTATTGCATTAATGGCTTCAGCTCAATCACTTCAGAGTCTTCCTCAAGATTTAACTTCTTCTGGTTCTTTCTTACCTTCTCTTCATGTCAAGAGATATATTGCTAACTTCTGTCatgttgattaaaaaaaatctgtttACTTCACAGGGAGATTTGATTTCCACGTTGAGCTTCCTGTTCTTGCTATTCCTGAGCGTGAGGCGCTATTGAAACATCATGTTGAGGAGCATGAGTTACAGTGTTCTAAGGAAGTTCTTTCAGAGATAGCATCAAAATGTGATGGCTATGATGCATATGACTTGGTAATGCTACTGATTTTTGGCAAACATTTCCAAAATTAGAAATATTATTTAGATAATACCCTTTTCTCAACCATATGACAAGTTTGGCAAAGGGCTGAGGTCTGTTcgtcttatatatatataccattgTGTTG encodes:
- the LOC4346288 gene encoding peroxisomal ATPase PEX1, which codes for MSGGGGMEVEVRVVGGARSCFAALPLHLIHALSRTSVSGDLPPVLALHLRAAATATAARWSLAWSGAASRSSAIVVAQELAECISLPDGTVAQLSVARSLAKADSVCIEPFSEDDWEILESRADLAEETILTQVGVVYEGMKFPLWLDGHNIVKFVVTSSSPKKSLVQLVPGTEVAVAPKKRRENSSQDVQKQSALKEEAQTKALLRVQAADRKYVHKFKYKGVELGVILSYAVLVHPDTAARASISNLQLVTVSSKSSPKRLAQKGKEVTQKKGILLPKERVREVVVYILFSDSVSKGHVMLPHSIRHYISADIHSWVYVKTFSANVKNDQPILTISPLHFKMQEKVAHDGSELGSQEANIWRKTSIPSENRDPFQEAHFGNNDDVLSTDVDNTSESILEHKILIKQWLVGQLKDMGLHVGNSEISPVVLPTKVLLHFEAVDQKHNRGKEFLYLLKVGFENSSYSNSQGNAELSWSIQTDDLENLELKFGRLELGEPEFFNSVLDDGFSNGFKLTRSSLGWMENAMSDVTKRLSVLLSSTSLRLFDQLKLPFPGHVLVLGPRGSGKTALVRAAAKYFEDHKEILAHVIYIDCSKLTVGKAKETKQTIEDSISEALLHAPSVILFDDMDNVVSVSSDPQAPQSSSSSDSIVRYLADIMDEYKDKAQNACGYGPIALMASAQSLQSLPQDLTSSGRFDFHVELPVLAIPEREALLKHHVEEHELQCSKEVLSEIASKCDGYDAYDLDILVDRAVHAAASRFVLPSSASVNCAEPTLVKEDFLKAIHDFLPVAMRDLSKYAPADGEGGWEDVGGLNEAVTIIKETLELPSKYPNIFTKAPVRLRSNILLYGPSGCGKTHIVGAAAAACSLRFISVKGPELLNKYIGSSEQSVRDFFAKAAAAAPCLLFFDEFESIAPQRGTQSAGVSDRVVNQFLTELDGVESLTGVFVFAATSKPQSIDAALLRPGRFDRLILCDFPGWHERLEILKVHSREVSLASDASLEEVASLTEGFTGADLAAILRDAKLAAVHKVLEDRNNGISDTQPCISKELLISTAREARPSTSAEQKMQYDMDFGQFVSSRKSVSTKARESKGKKVTLA